DNA from Bordetella genomosp. 13:
TGAAGGCAGGACCAGCCAAGGCCGCGATTCGCCGGTACGGCTAGGCGGCCTTGGTACCCCCGACCTTAGACGGCCAGGCGCTTGCGGCCCTTGGCGCGGCGAGCGTTCAGGACGGCGCGGCCGCCACGGGTTTTCATGCGCACGCGGAAACCATGGGTGCGCTTGCGACGGGTAACGGAAGGTTGGTAGGTGCGTTTCATGGACGTTCCAAAGAAAGAACAGGCCGGTAGACCGGGGTTTAGTGCGGATTCGGGTTTTGCTGCGGATTGTGGTTTTTGCGGAAAACGAGTCCGCTTTTCGG
Protein-coding regions in this window:
- the rpmH gene encoding 50S ribosomal protein L34, coding for MKRTYQPSVTRRKRTHGFRVRMKTRGGRAVLNARRAKGRKRLAV